One region of Etheostoma spectabile isolate EspeVRDwgs_2016 chromosome 21, UIUC_Espe_1.0, whole genome shotgun sequence genomic DNA includes:
- the LOC116671453 gene encoding uncharacterized protein LOC116671453 isoform X1, giving the protein MSGARRMQELKYFRDGATLVISLDGLNWLTERRCSDKGINKRNDELQLLMSSGQMIQADEELQAITCILEQRGSAAPPLWRNSDCRSSLVTTPPALSFSPRHCCVPEEPPRHSTLASLASFVSERPKEAQWTRLILNMQDIFSLIKTDLDIMTEQDIATTDQQNRLIIFCDEDIPLQRFGDYCYTEDCGPSKGDTGWDISDNISTAHGPNTNNSNGNQHELVISDNLNNLKMLQKSCQIYDAPEVLCGRDTNLKKSKSVSFDDDVIVYLFDQESPTVELHSETCTSLPDVTFEGSGIILKDDTSLEWEDDFSALEKNCHFQCVRLSQPHPRSLATQTSTALSRRFFLSQTCLFLTHVTESDLEL; this is encoded by the exons GAGTGGGGCTCGCAGAATGCAAG AATTAAAATACTTCAGGGATGGAGCTACGTTGGTGATTTCATTGGATGGTTTGAATTGGCTTACTGAAAGGAGATGCAGTGACAAAGGAATCAACAAAAG GAATGACGAGCTCCAGCTGTTGATGTCCTCAGGTCAGATGATCCAGGCTGATGAAGAGCTGCAGGCGATCACCTGCATCCTGGAGCAAAGAGGAAGTGCAGCCCCTCCGTTATGGAGGAACAGCGACTGCAGATCAAGCTTGGTAACGACGCCTCCGGCCTTGTCTTTCTCCCCTCGACATTGTTGTGTTCCGGAGGAGCCCCCACGTCATTCAACTCTCGCTTCTTTAGCTTCTTTTGTCTCAGAGCGCCCAAAGGAGGCCCAGTGGACTAGActtattttaaacatgcagGACATTTTCAGTTTGATCAAAACAGATTTAGACATTATGACTGAGCAGGACATTGCTACAACGGATCAGCAAAATAGGTTGATCATTTTCTGTGATGAGGACATACCACTGCAACGTTTTGGTGACTATTGCTACACTGAGGATTGTGGGCCATCTAAAGGGGATACTGGTTGGGATATCAGCGATAACATCTCCACTGCCCACGGTCCCAACACCAACAACTCTAATGGGAATCAACATGAACTGGTTATCAGTGACAATTTAAACAACCTTAAAATGCTCCAGAAATCCTGTCAAATCTATGACGCTCCGGAAGTATTATGTGGGAGGGACACAAATCTAAAAAAGAGCAAGAGTGTGTCctttgatgatgatgtcattgtcTACCTGTTTGATCAG GAGAGTCCCACTGTGGAGCTGCACTCTGAGACCTGCACATCTCTGCCAGATGTCACGTTCGAAGGCAGTGGTATTATATTGAAGGATGATACCA GCTTGGAGTGGGAGGACGACTTCTCAGCTTTGGAGAAGAACTGCCATTTTCAGTGTGTCAGACTCTCTCAGCCACACCCCCGTTCCCTGGCGACCCAGACCAGCACTGCTCTGTCCCGGCGTTTCTTTCTGTCCCAAACCTGCCTGTTCCTCACCCATGTCACTGAGTCAGACCTTGAGCTGTGA
- the LOC116671453 gene encoding uncharacterized protein LOC116671453 isoform X2, translated as MSGARRMQELKYFRDGATLVISLDGLNWLTERRCSDKGINKRNDELQLLMSSGQMIQADEELQAITCILEQRGSAAPPLWRNSDCRSSLVTTPPALSFSPRHCCVPEEPPRHSTLASLASFVSERPKEAQWTRLILNMQDIFSLIKTDLDIMTEQDIATTDQQNRLIIFCDEDIPLQRFGDYCYTEDCGPSKGDTGWDISDNISTAHGPNTNNSNGNQHELVISDNLNNLKMLQKSCQIYDAPEVLCGRDTNLKKSKSVSFDDDVIVYLFDQESPTVELHSETCTSLPDVTFEGSGLEWEDDFSALEKNCHFQCVRLSQPHPRSLATQTSTALSRRFFLSQTCLFLTHVTESDLEL; from the exons GAGTGGGGCTCGCAGAATGCAAG AATTAAAATACTTCAGGGATGGAGCTACGTTGGTGATTTCATTGGATGGTTTGAATTGGCTTACTGAAAGGAGATGCAGTGACAAAGGAATCAACAAAAG GAATGACGAGCTCCAGCTGTTGATGTCCTCAGGTCAGATGATCCAGGCTGATGAAGAGCTGCAGGCGATCACCTGCATCCTGGAGCAAAGAGGAAGTGCAGCCCCTCCGTTATGGAGGAACAGCGACTGCAGATCAAGCTTGGTAACGACGCCTCCGGCCTTGTCTTTCTCCCCTCGACATTGTTGTGTTCCGGAGGAGCCCCCACGTCATTCAACTCTCGCTTCTTTAGCTTCTTTTGTCTCAGAGCGCCCAAAGGAGGCCCAGTGGACTAGActtattttaaacatgcagGACATTTTCAGTTTGATCAAAACAGATTTAGACATTATGACTGAGCAGGACATTGCTACAACGGATCAGCAAAATAGGTTGATCATTTTCTGTGATGAGGACATACCACTGCAACGTTTTGGTGACTATTGCTACACTGAGGATTGTGGGCCATCTAAAGGGGATACTGGTTGGGATATCAGCGATAACATCTCCACTGCCCACGGTCCCAACACCAACAACTCTAATGGGAATCAACATGAACTGGTTATCAGTGACAATTTAAACAACCTTAAAATGCTCCAGAAATCCTGTCAAATCTATGACGCTCCGGAAGTATTATGTGGGAGGGACACAAATCTAAAAAAGAGCAAGAGTGTGTCctttgatgatgatgtcattgtcTACCTGTTTGATCAG GAGAGTCCCACTGTGGAGCTGCACTCTGAGACCTGCACATCTCTGCCAGATGTCACGTTCGAAGGCAGTG GCTTGGAGTGGGAGGACGACTTCTCAGCTTTGGAGAAGAACTGCCATTTTCAGTGTGTCAGACTCTCTCAGCCACACCCCCGTTCCCTGGCGACCCAGACCAGCACTGCTCTGTCCCGGCGTTTCTTTCTGTCCCAAACCTGCCTGTTCCTCACCCATGTCACTGAGTCAGACCTTGAGCTGTGA
- the LOC116671453 gene encoding uncharacterized protein LOC116671453 isoform X3: MIQADEELQAITCILEQRGSAAPPLWRNSDCRSSLVTTPPALSFSPRHCCVPEEPPRHSTLASLASFVSERPKEAQWTRLILNMQDIFSLIKTDLDIMTEQDIATTDQQNRLIIFCDEDIPLQRFGDYCYTEDCGPSKGDTGWDISDNISTAHGPNTNNSNGNQHELVISDNLNNLKMLQKSCQIYDAPEVLCGRDTNLKKSKSVSFDDDVIVYLFDQESPTVELHSETCTSLPDVTFEGSGIILKDDTSLEWEDDFSALEKNCHFQCVRLSQPHPRSLATQTSTALSRRFFLSQTCLFLTHVTESDLEL, translated from the exons ATGATCCAGGCTGATGAAGAGCTGCAGGCGATCACCTGCATCCTGGAGCAAAGAGGAAGTGCAGCCCCTCCGTTATGGAGGAACAGCGACTGCAGATCAAGCTTGGTAACGACGCCTCCGGCCTTGTCTTTCTCCCCTCGACATTGTTGTGTTCCGGAGGAGCCCCCACGTCATTCAACTCTCGCTTCTTTAGCTTCTTTTGTCTCAGAGCGCCCAAAGGAGGCCCAGTGGACTAGActtattttaaacatgcagGACATTTTCAGTTTGATCAAAACAGATTTAGACATTATGACTGAGCAGGACATTGCTACAACGGATCAGCAAAATAGGTTGATCATTTTCTGTGATGAGGACATACCACTGCAACGTTTTGGTGACTATTGCTACACTGAGGATTGTGGGCCATCTAAAGGGGATACTGGTTGGGATATCAGCGATAACATCTCCACTGCCCACGGTCCCAACACCAACAACTCTAATGGGAATCAACATGAACTGGTTATCAGTGACAATTTAAACAACCTTAAAATGCTCCAGAAATCCTGTCAAATCTATGACGCTCCGGAAGTATTATGTGGGAGGGACACAAATCTAAAAAAGAGCAAGAGTGTGTCctttgatgatgatgtcattgtcTACCTGTTTGATCAG GAGAGTCCCACTGTGGAGCTGCACTCTGAGACCTGCACATCTCTGCCAGATGTCACGTTCGAAGGCAGTGGTATTATATTGAAGGATGATACCA GCTTGGAGTGGGAGGACGACTTCTCAGCTTTGGAGAAGAACTGCCATTTTCAGTGTGTCAGACTCTCTCAGCCACACCCCCGTTCCCTGGCGACCCAGACCAGCACTGCTCTGTCCCGGCGTTTCTTTCTGTCCCAAACCTGCCTGTTCCTCACCCATGTCACTGAGTCAGACCTTGAGCTGTGA
- the bhlha15 gene encoding class A basic helix-loop-helix protein 15 isoform X1: MTPPYLYSTIFLSRNRQISPTANSGVWAPRSNRHGGITSDHTYKPVEAVRSTTVREREKGEGGSRMKSKGKAVKPSRRTWADPEPELELEPDTEPGSSEQEGSEASLRIGGSWRGSLRGGDGKRQGGGGRRRRQRGSSTKERSVRRLESNERERQRMHKLNNAFQALREAIPHVKTDKKLSKIETLTLAKNYIKALTTVVVEMSGACLPAGGVPSEASTAKLLQCYQQHLEEEGEDDLTQYLTHMHSFSQHS, encoded by the exons ATGACACCACCCTATCTCTACTCCACTATCTTTCTCAGTAGGAACAGACAAATAAGTCCAACTGCCAACAGTGGTGTTTGGGCCCCCAGATCAAACAGACATGGAGGAATTACTTCAGATCACACATACAA GCCTGTAGAAGCTGTGAGATCTACaactgtcagagagagagagaaaggtgaaGGAGGCAGCAGGATGAAGTCCAAAGGGAAGGCCGTGAAACCATCCAGGAGGACCTGGGCTGACCCTGAGCCAGAACTGGAACTAGAACCAGACACAGAACCAGGTTCTAGCGAGCAGGAAGGCTCAGAGGCCTCTCTCCGGATCGGTGGCTCCTGGAGGGGGTCGCTGAGGGGCGGGGACGGCAAGCGCCAAGGAGGTGGAGGCCGGCGGCGTAGGCAACGTGGCTCCAGCACCAAGGAACGCAGCGTCCGCCGACTAGAGAGCAACGAGAGGGAGCGCCAGCGCATGCACAAACTCAACAACGCCTTCCAAGCGTTGCGCGAGGCCATCCCCCACGTCAAGACCGACAAGAAGTTGTCCAAGATCGAGACGCTGACCCTGGCAAAGAATTACATCAAAGCCTTAACCACGGTTGTCGTGGAGATGTCAGgggcctgcctgcctgctggtGGGGTCCCCTCAGAGGCCAGCACTGCCAAGCTGCTCCAGTGCTACCAACAGCACctggaggaagagggggaggatGATCTCACCCAGTACCTCACCCACATGCACAGCTTCAGCCAGCACAGCTAA
- the bhlha15 gene encoding class A basic helix-loop-helix protein 15 isoform X2, translated as MKSKGKAVKPSRRTWADPEPELELEPDTEPGSSEQEGSEASLRIGGSWRGSLRGGDGKRQGGGGRRRRQRGSSTKERSVRRLESNERERQRMHKLNNAFQALREAIPHVKTDKKLSKIETLTLAKNYIKALTTVVVEMSGACLPAGGVPSEASTAKLLQCYQQHLEEEGEDDLTQYLTHMHSFSQHS; from the coding sequence ATGAAGTCCAAAGGGAAGGCCGTGAAACCATCCAGGAGGACCTGGGCTGACCCTGAGCCAGAACTGGAACTAGAACCAGACACAGAACCAGGTTCTAGCGAGCAGGAAGGCTCAGAGGCCTCTCTCCGGATCGGTGGCTCCTGGAGGGGGTCGCTGAGGGGCGGGGACGGCAAGCGCCAAGGAGGTGGAGGCCGGCGGCGTAGGCAACGTGGCTCCAGCACCAAGGAACGCAGCGTCCGCCGACTAGAGAGCAACGAGAGGGAGCGCCAGCGCATGCACAAACTCAACAACGCCTTCCAAGCGTTGCGCGAGGCCATCCCCCACGTCAAGACCGACAAGAAGTTGTCCAAGATCGAGACGCTGACCCTGGCAAAGAATTACATCAAAGCCTTAACCACGGTTGTCGTGGAGATGTCAGgggcctgcctgcctgctggtGGGGTCCCCTCAGAGGCCAGCACTGCCAAGCTGCTCCAGTGCTACCAACAGCACctggaggaagagggggaggatGATCTCACCCAGTACCTCACCCACATGCACAGCTTCAGCCAGCACAGCTAA